In Oryza brachyantha chromosome 1, ObraRS2, whole genome shotgun sequence, the following are encoded in one genomic region:
- the LOC102717581 gene encoding type IV inositol polyphosphate 5-phosphatase 3, which produces MAGASSTSASARATAPPPARPLPPLGASGSQQEPAATGAHPAAGAGASSRPMRRKGRKQKQLWPKTVLRKWLNIRSPESDFSADEGDATGDDTDSEFEYEEMCGWERQLYDEERRLRGLGAETIDSQMESVPCRLNRRRKSETLRAQYIDIKELRVCVGTWNVAGRLPPDDLDIQKWLDMEEPADIYVLGFQEIVPLNAGNIFGAEDNRPVTMWEHIVRETLNKISPDKPKYKCHSDPPSPSRFKPSDDVEDELVSESDSEVGGEVHPWNEPVFFVDDDSIDSSKYEHSSAPTETTINGDKFSRAPSMKIFDRSQNLSFKDYISSLEEPVHQKMLTKTLSHSERLGMIWPEQPLDILAQHLPDSTKPFIPEKALRACMSFKSVNDSSVFPEDSLVRDLNIKSALVKRKRPYFVRIISKQMVGVFISIWVRRSLRKHIQNLKVSTVGVGAMGYIGNKGSIAVSMSIYQTLFCFICCHLTSGEKDGDELKRNADVQEIHRRTIFNPVSRVSVPKTIYDHERIIWLGDLNYRINLSYEKTHEFITMKDWNGLFQNDQLKRELKKGHLFDGWTEGVITFPPTYKYKVNSEKYTSDEPKSGRRTPAWCDRIISFGKGMRLLAYRTVDIRLSDHRPVTAVYTTDVEVFCPKKLQRALTFTDAEVEDQFSFEEEGTSGIFSF; this is translated from the exons ATGGccggcgcctcctccacctccgcgtCGGCGCGggccacggcgccgccgccggctcgccCATTGCCTCCGCTCGGCGCGTCAGGGAGCCAGCAGGAGCCGGCAGCCACGGGGGCCCAccctgccgccggcgccggcgcctcaTCCCGGCCGATGCGGCGCAAGGGAAGGAAGCAGAAGCAG CTGTGGCCGAAGACGGTGCTCCGGAAATGGCTCAACATCAGGTCGCCGGAGTCCGATTTCAGCGCCGATGAGGGCGacgccaccggcgacgacaccGATAGCGAGTTCGAGTACGAAG AAATGTGTGGTTGGGAGCGCCAGCTATACGATGAGGAAAGGAGACTTCGCGGTTTGGGCGCTGAGACAATTG ATAGCCAAATGGAGAGTGTTCCATGCAGGCTTAATAGAAGACGCAAATCAGAGACCCTTCGTGCTCAGTATATTGACATTAAGGAACTCAG GGTTTGCGTAGGAACATGGAATGTTGCAGGAAGACTTCCACCTGATGACTTGGATATTCAAAAATGGTTGGATATGGAGGAGCCAGctgatatatatgttcttgg atttcaaGAAATTGTTCCATTAAATGCTGGGAATATATTTGGTGCTGAAGACAATCGTCCTGTCACAATGTGGGAACATATCGTTCGTGAAACATTGAATAAGATCAGTCCTGataaaccaaaatataaatgtcaTAGTGATCCTCCTTCTCCATCAAGGTTCAAGCCTTCTGATGACGTGGAAGATGAGCTTGTTAGTGAGTCTGACAGTGAAGTTGGTGGGGAAGTGCACCCATGGAACGAACCAGTTTTTTTCGTTGATGATGATAGTATTGACAGTAGCAAATATGAGCACTCTTCTGCTCCTACTGAAACTACTATAAATGGAGACAAGTTCAGCAGGGCGCCCTCCATGAAGATTTTTGATAGATCGCAGAACTTAAGTTTTAAAGACTATATATCTAGTCTGGAAGAGCCAGTCCACCAAAAGATGTTAACTAAAACACTCAGCCACTCAGAAAGGCTTGGAATGATTTGGCCTGAACAACCACTGGATATATTGGCTCAGCATCTTCCAGATAGCACAAAACCATTTATTCCAGAGAAGGCTCTAAGGGCATGTATGTCTTTCAAATCAGTAAATGATTCCAGTGTGTTTCCTGAGGATAGTTTAGTTCGTGATTTAAACATCAAGAGTGCACtagtaaaaaggaaaagaccATACTTCGTAAGAATAATTAGCAAGCAAATGGTTGGAGTTTTTATTTCAATATGGGTTCGAAGAAGCCTGCGGAAacatattcaaaatttgaaagtaTCAACTGTAGGCGTCGGTGCTATGGGCTATATTGGTAATAAG GGATCAATAGCCGTAAGCATGTCCATTTATCAAACACTCTTTTGCTTTATATGTTGCCATCTGACATCTGGAGAAAAGGATGGAGATGAACTAAAAAGGAATGCTGATGTGCAAGAAATCCATCGAAGGACAATATTTAATCCAGTTTCCAGAGTTAGCGTGCCTAAGACTATATATGACCATGA AAGGATCATATGGTTAGGGGATCTCAATTATAGGATCAACCTATCATATGAAAAAACGCATGAATTCATAACCATGAAGGACTGGAACGGTTTATTTCAGAATGATCAG CTGAAAAGGGAACTGAAGAAAGGGCATTTATTTGATGGTTGGACTGAAGGAGTTATCACCTTTCCCCCAACATATAAGTACAAGGTTAACTCAGAGAAATACACGAGTGATGAGCCAAAATCTGGAAGGAGAACACCTGCCTG GTGTGATCGAATTATCTCCTTTGGTAAGGGAATGAGGCTGTTGGCCTACAGGACAGTAGATATCAGGCTGTCCGATCACCGCCCTGTGACAGCTGTGTACACCACCGATGTTGAGGTTTTCTGTCCCAAAAAGTTGCAGAGAGCTCTTACCTTCACCGACGCAGAGGTTGAGGACCAATTCTCGTTTGAGGAAGAAGGCACTTCTGGAATCTTTAGCTTTTGA
- the LOC102713685 gene encoding probable choline kinase 2 isoform X1, with amino-acid sequence MVAIENHSQGQRAAEAAQPRIPKEARRLLHEIAASWADVTDCRALQVIPLKGAMTNEVYQVRWLNGADGEAKPARERDVRKVLVRIYGDGVELFFDREDEVRTFECMSRHGQGPRLLGRFPNGRVEEFIHARTLSAPDLRDPEISALVASKLREFHNLDMPGPKSVLIWDRLKNWLKTARNLCSSDESKEFRLGSLENEIAALEKEFSGDYYGIGFCHNDLQYGNIMIDEETNMLTIIDYEYASFNPVAYDIANHFCEMAADYHSEKPHILDYSKYPDTGEQKRFVKTYLSNSVGDEPDAEEVENLLQSIEKYTLASHLVWGLWGIISDHVNDIDFDYKEYARQRFEQYWQKKQALLTS; translated from the exons ATGGTGGCGATCGAGAACCATAGCCAGGgccagcgggcggcggaggctgcgCAGCCACGGATCCCCAaggaggcgcggcggctgctgcacGAGATAGCGGCGTCGTGGGCGGACGTTACCGACTGCAGGGCGCTGCAGGTGATTCCGCTCAAGGGCGCCATGACCAACGAGGTTTACCAGGTGCGCTGGCTcaacggcgccgacggcgaggcgaagcCGGCCAGGGAGAGGGATGTGAGGAAGGTGCTCGTGCGGATatacggcgacggcgtggagcTCTTCTTCGACCGCGAGGACGAGGTCCGCACCTTCGAGTGCATGTCCCGCCACGGCCAGGGCCCCCGCCTCCTCGGCCGGTTCCCCAACGGCCGCGTCGAGGAGTTCATCCACGCAAGG ACGCTTTCTGCACCCGACCTTCGTGATCCTGAAATTTCAGCTCTGGTGGCTTCAAAACTGAGGGAATTCCACAACCTTGACATGCCTGGCCCAAAGTCTGTGCTCATTTGGGACCGACTGAA GAACTGGCTCAAAACTGCGAGAAACCTGTGTTCATCTGATGAATCCAAAGAATTCCGCCTGGGTAGCCTGGAGAACGAGATTGCTGCATTGGAGAAAGAATTTTCAGGGGATTACTATGGGATTGGTTTTTGCCACAATGATCTTCAGTATGGCAATATCATGATTGATGAAGAGACCAACATGTTGACTATCATT GATTATGAGTATGCCAGCTTCAATCCAGTTGCGTATGACATCGCAAATCATTTCTGCGAGATGGCAGCAGACTACCATTCAGAGAAGCCACATATACTGGACTACAGTAAATATCCAG ACACTGGCGAACAGAAGCGTTTTGTGAAGACGTACCTAAGCAATTCTG TAGGTGACGAACCTGATGCCGAAGAGGTGGAGAATCTGCTGCAAAGCATTGAGAAATACACGCTTGCCAGTCATCTAGTTTGGGGCCTCTGGGGCATAATATCG GATCATGTCAACGATATAGACTTCGACTATAAGGAGTATGCAAGGCAGAGATTCGAGCAGTACTGGCAGAAGAAGCAGGCACTTTTAACTTCTTGA
- the LOC102713685 gene encoding probable choline kinase 2 isoform X2, giving the protein MVAIENHSQGQRAAEAAQPRIPKEARRLLHEIAASWADVTDCRALQVIPLKGAMTNEVYQVRWLNGADGEAKPARERDVRKVLVRIYGDGVELFFDREDEVRTFECMSRHGQGPRLLGRFPNGRVEEFIHARTLSAPDLRDPEISALVASKLREFHNLDMPGPKSVLIWDRLKNWLKTARNLCSSDESKEFRLGSLENEIAALEKEFSGDYYGIGFCHNDLQYGNIMIDEETNMLTIIDYEYASFNPVAYDIANHFCEMAADYHSEKPHILDYSKYPDTGEQKRFVKTYLSNSGDEPDAEEVENLLQSIEKYTLASHLVWGLWGIISDHVNDIDFDYKEYARQRFEQYWQKKQALLTS; this is encoded by the exons ATGGTGGCGATCGAGAACCATAGCCAGGgccagcgggcggcggaggctgcgCAGCCACGGATCCCCAaggaggcgcggcggctgctgcacGAGATAGCGGCGTCGTGGGCGGACGTTACCGACTGCAGGGCGCTGCAGGTGATTCCGCTCAAGGGCGCCATGACCAACGAGGTTTACCAGGTGCGCTGGCTcaacggcgccgacggcgaggcgaagcCGGCCAGGGAGAGGGATGTGAGGAAGGTGCTCGTGCGGATatacggcgacggcgtggagcTCTTCTTCGACCGCGAGGACGAGGTCCGCACCTTCGAGTGCATGTCCCGCCACGGCCAGGGCCCCCGCCTCCTCGGCCGGTTCCCCAACGGCCGCGTCGAGGAGTTCATCCACGCAAGG ACGCTTTCTGCACCCGACCTTCGTGATCCTGAAATTTCAGCTCTGGTGGCTTCAAAACTGAGGGAATTCCACAACCTTGACATGCCTGGCCCAAAGTCTGTGCTCATTTGGGACCGACTGAA GAACTGGCTCAAAACTGCGAGAAACCTGTGTTCATCTGATGAATCCAAAGAATTCCGCCTGGGTAGCCTGGAGAACGAGATTGCTGCATTGGAGAAAGAATTTTCAGGGGATTACTATGGGATTGGTTTTTGCCACAATGATCTTCAGTATGGCAATATCATGATTGATGAAGAGACCAACATGTTGACTATCATT GATTATGAGTATGCCAGCTTCAATCCAGTTGCGTATGACATCGCAAATCATTTCTGCGAGATGGCAGCAGACTACCATTCAGAGAAGCCACATATACTGGACTACAGTAAATATCCAG ACACTGGCGAACAGAAGCGTTTTGTGAAGACGTACCTAAGCAATTCTG GTGACGAACCTGATGCCGAAGAGGTGGAGAATCTGCTGCAAAGCATTGAGAAATACACGCTTGCCAGTCATCTAGTTTGGGGCCTCTGGGGCATAATATCG GATCATGTCAACGATATAGACTTCGACTATAAGGAGTATGCAAGGCAGAGATTCGAGCAGTACTGGCAGAAGAAGCAGGCACTTTTAACTTCTTGA